Proteins encoded within one genomic window of Ctenopharyngodon idella isolate HZGC_01 chromosome 6, HZGC01, whole genome shotgun sequence:
- the ppm1j gene encoding protein phosphatase 1H isoform X2: MLNEDQASCELLFVRKMSSKQQRCSMLLEDSGDPTGIPMHFWGVFDGHAGSGAALMASKLLHRIIRDRLCDVAHLLENQNSPPPICLAKNGSPFQAEAKKGACLDGEDQDGLPDEPRFHMEKDISVESLVMGLIETAFKQMDDLIEKEKESYSISGGCCALIAIHLLGKLYVANAGDSRAIIVRNNEAIPMSNEFTPESERQRLQYLGFLKPELLGNEFTHIEFPRRIQHKELGKKMLFRDHTMTGWAYKTIVEDDLKFPLIYGEGKKARVMATIGVTRGLGDHDLKVYNSNIHIKPFLSCCPEVKVYNISEHKHGSDDVLIMGSDGLWDVTTDRDVAEAVSTFLSGREPSDPLRYTLAAQDLLMRSRGVLKERGWRLPNERLGSGDDITVFVIPLAGAELET, translated from the exons AGACCAGGCTTCCTGTGAGCTGCTGTTTGTCAGGAAGATGAGTAGTAAGCAGCAGCGCTGCTCCATGTTACTGGAGGACAGTGGG GACCCCACAGGCATTCCCATGCACTTCTGGGGAGTGTTTGATGGACACGCCGGCTCTGGTGCTGCTCTCATGGCATCCAAACTTCTCCACCGTATCATCCGCGATCGGCTTTGTGATGTCGCCCATCTTCTAGAAAATCAAAACAGCCCTCCGCCAATCTGCCTGGCCAAGAACGGGAGCCCCTTCCAGGCTGAGGCGAAGAAAGGGGCTTGCCTGGATGGAGAGGACCAGGACGGGCTCCCAGATGAGCCGCGGTTCCACATGGAGAAAGACATCAGTGTGGAGAGTCTGGTCATGGGGCTCATAGAGACCGCCTTCAAACAGATG GACGACCTgatagagaaagagaaagaatcTTACAGCATCTCTGGTGGCTGTTGTGCCTTGATTGCAATTCACTTGTTGGGGAAACTCTATGTAGCAAACGCTGGAGACAGCAG AGCCATAATTGTCCGCAACAATGAGGCCATCCCCATGTCCAATGAATTCACACCAGAAAGTGAAAGACAGCGGCTACAGTACCTG GGCTTCCTCAAACCGGAGCTACTTGGGAATGAGTTTACACATATTGAATTCCCCAGACGCATACAACACAAGGAACTCGGCAAGAAGATGCTTTTCAGAGACCACACAATGACCGGATG GGCGTATAAGACAATTGTAGAAGATGATCTCAAGTTCCCGTTGATTTATGGGGAGGGGAAAAAG GCTCGCGTCATGGCTACTATTGGAGTGACGCGTGGTTTAGGGGATCACGACTTGAAAGTGTACAACTCCAACATTCATATCAAACCCTTCCTATCCTGTTGCCCAGAA GTCAAGGTGTACAACATCTCTGAGCACAAACATGGGTCCGATGATGTCCTGATCATGGGTAGTGATGGACTATGGGACGTTACGACTGATAGAGATGTTGCCGAAGCAGTATCAACTTTCCTGTCTGGCCGTGAGCCCAGTGATCCCTTGAG gtacactTTAGCAGCACAAGACCTCCTGATGCGTTCTCGTGGAGTCCTGAAGGAGAGAGGTTGGCGGCTGCCCAACGAAAGACTTGGCTCGGGTGATGACATCACCGTGTTTGTCATTCCACTGGCCGGGGCAGAGTTAGAAACATGA